The window TGCTACTTCATGCCTAACCTCCACTATATTTAGGGTACTAGAGACAGTCTAGTAATATCATTAATAAAGAGGCATTTAATCTAGGAAAGAAAAACTACAGCCCTAACATTAAGGAAACTATTGCTCAGTTGAACTGTATGATACACAGAGATTTACTTCTCACAGCTGGGGTTAGGGTTAGGATAGCAGGGGCCACAAACTACCTCCTGTGCAACCTACCTGCTCTAAGGCCATGCAGAGTGGAAATAGCCAACCTGTTTTCTGTGAAGGTGTATTTGATGTCTTGTATATTTTACTTTTGTAACTCTTCCGTGTCCTGTGTTCAGTAGGTGCAGCAGGATAGCATGCATTGCTTGCAGACATTGAGTTGTCCCTGTTCTGCAAGGATGAAGGAAAGAACACATCTTTTATGGGATCTGCTTTTCTAGGAGTGTTGGCTTGAAACAGAGTGGAATAAAAGACTGACATCTAGAGGAGCCCTATCCTGACTGTCATGAGTCAGTGCTGCATCTACCTTCTGTTTTGAGATCCAGCATGAATTTCTGCAGCTCCACGTGGATGAAATGCCAGATCTGAGGCACACCATCCATGATCTGTATCGGCTCTACCCTGGCAGCTGAAGCACAACACCGATGTGTCCTGTACACTTTAGGGGAactgcttcccacagcagctgtgtctGTCTAAGAGCGCTTCAAACTGTCCAGTTACAAGACAGAACTGGACAAAAGGACAGCCATCAACAGCAGCACTCATACAGGAGAACTGAGTCTGAAGCTATGAAGTGCCTGTGTCAAACCCTGGCACTCAGTCTTTGCCATGTCTTAATGTGGCCAAGGCTGGTTATGCAGTTGTCAGTTACTTGCATCAAGAGTTTAAACCTCAAGAAAGGAAAGTTCTTTTCTAAATTACTCTGACAGTGCAAAAGGACTAGAAATACTACTTTCTTTCACTATGCAATTTCTTGTAACACACTAGACATGAGACAAGATCTGTTTTCAGCATACATGTAGGAACAGGAGCATGTGATGAATGCAGTAAATGTGACTCTATAGCTTCTGCATCTTAGTGATGAAACTTGTAATTCTGAAATCTTAAAATGCTGCAGGGCAAACCAGCCCAAGAGATGCATGATCCTAGAAATGGAGTAGTGGCTATACAGATGAAACAGGTGAAAGTGAACACTTCAGGAAGGGCCTTTTTGTAGAATCTTTAAACcagtgtcggatctcaggatctcagtcctgaggtgctgagccaccgagaccaccttggggggctcgggagtcctggaatgttgccagaagtgtctggtggcaggactttggtcctacacaggagacgacaaggatgggggcttcaccggggtgaatggcgaagagattagttaattagagggtgagacacagggtttaggatttatgtacaggggggtttagagaagtaagatggaggaattggggtgtgtcctgttcttcttcttctttctcttctcctccatcttctttggtgatggtggcatttttggattggttgttactgaaagtgcacccagcaataagaataaatggtattggggaaaaatgataaatattgtacacgtaacaatgggtataaagatacgtggctgccccggagggcagacagtgtgcccatggctgactgctgagcagatctctgttcggctgaaagaacatcttttagataaacaattaataaacataaaaactgaaagaagaactgaagcctcttctcgtccttcgatacgcgggctgtcccaaggccacctcgggcctttccaggcccctcaaacagccaaGAAAACCCGACATTTGGCGTTCCCTGAGCGGACacgaaccaccacaacctttcggggggggggCAGCAccctcaaagccctgaagaccagagagaagaagaaaacaaaaagccaacagagtctgcaaaaaacagcagtcactgaggaatccatctctcagtttctgccgaagacaattcgtagcagaacagcccggaccgGACCCAGAAAGGCGCCCTGggaccacctctcgtgatctgctggacagagaccGAGACCTTCGGACTGCCCTGACGAAaaatttggtaagaaagcccagaaataagaacatggggggcacactCTCCCAGGAACAAtgggaaattttgtccgccttacaaggtgtgacacaaacatacacagagggaattccaaagaaagaattaaaacaattattgctATGGGCAAGGCTAAACTACCCACTGGCAGAAACGTGCATGCAGCAGAAAGCTGCGGGACCCTCAGAAAGAgggggggagcaaggctccaggaaaaaattagctctggccttaagaagccGGGGGGAAGGGCTCTCGAGGAAAGAGGGcaggaaataatattaaaacacccggtcccaaaacccagaaaccccaggaAACTCCCAAAGCATCAGAAAactccagagagcatggaggactcaggagcagaaaggagggagcagggggggGAGAAGGGATCGGGGGGGGCGCTTTCTCGCGGCCAGGCTGcagcggagcaggcggggagcgcaggtgaagaaaaaaacaagggaCACGTGTTTTCGCGCGGCTTTGCTTGGCTcagggccgggggcggcggcggtcccggccggcaaggtagcagaaacgcgcgTGACGGGCGAAAATCGCGAAATCCCGGGGGCAGAGTCACAAACCAACgccggggcgtctgacccaAGCAGCGAAATAGgggaaattgcgcaatcccagaaagctGCCATGCGGAGACGTAGGAGGCGCACAGTTGTGACGCAAAAACCCGGGGCGCAGATCGGCCCGaacgcggcgggcgcgggtgcgGGCGGGAGGGAGGCTGCACACACCGACGaggggctgcacacacacagcgtcggaggaggaggagacagagtcaggggcagaccgagagggagaaaattcagaggcggaacaaaagggagagggagaaattacCTTGGGGGAGACAGGGggcggctcggaaagcacgcatgcgcgGAGCATAGAGCacgggcgggggcgggccagacccacggtgacgtctcaggcgaggaggggccctctccagacttggtgcctttggtaaaaaccctcggaGTCCAAGCCTTcttccctcctggggaggcGTGTGtgttctaaccctattgtcagttgaatcaaaagcCAGGTAACCCCGGTCTCAAGTGAGCTTGCAAACAGCGACAATCGGCTGAACAAGGAGGCAGTTGTGTTCATGCAGtcgccccagccagggaggccggtgacagcgccacctcGTGGGGGAATGACCGAAGTGCACGACATGCCGGATCGGttcagcagagccacagcatcATTTCGTAACGAGTCTGCAACTAtgcagcgattttcctcaacaagatataagaagagacgaatactcagacaaaagtcgggactcagactgcaaaggacgACTCAGAACGAAAGACTCGggggggttttctctttggggtcttgaatatttctgtataagaacgaaagactctggggggttttctccttggggtcttgaattgcaataggcaatggggtaaatttacctattacagggaaaactgacaaaggatcatggattgatcagctggtagatttctttgacatttctcccatttggagaagaattttaagggtaaggttttatgttttaatagttctCCTAatcctcatccttgtcgtcccaggtgccatgaatcggattgtaaaagtggttttcttggtgcaaacagaagggggagatgtcggatctcaggatctcagtcctgaggtgctgagccaccgagaccaccttggggggctcgggagtcctggaatgttgccagaagtgtctggtggcaggactttggtcctacacaggagacgacaaggatgagggcttcaccggggtgaatggcgaagagattagttaattagagggtgagacacagggtttaggatttatgtacaggggggtttagagaagtaagatggaggaattggggtgtgtcctgttcttcttcttctttctcttctcctccatcttctttggtgatggtggcatttttggattggttattactgaaagtgcacccagcaataagaataaatggtattggggaaaaatgataaatattgtacacgtaacaatgggtaaaaagatacgtggctgccccggagggcagacagtgtgctcatggctgactgctgagcagatctctgttcggctgaaagaacatcttttagataaacaattaataaacataaaaactgaaagaagaactgaagcctcttctcgtccttcgatacgcgggctgtcccaaggccacctcgggcctttccaggcccctcaaacagccaaGAAAACCCGACAAACCAGGACCTTCCAGAAACATCAATCTTGTCAAGGCTGTAATTTTCAGGGCCTCAGCCTTGACTGATGAGCCTCTGAAAATAACCCTGAATTTGCAAAAAAGTGCAGTTCTAGTTTAAGTCCTTCCTCAGAACAAAACCCCCTAAATTTCATTACAACCCCTTACAATGCTAGGAAGTCTTTTACTAATCActgaaatacattaaatatgTCCTGTTAATCCATTTGTACAAACAAACTGGATGTGTGTGCAGGGAACATTAGGTACCTTCTTCTCCAGAAGAaccagttttacttccagacACATCTTGGTTTTATTCAGAAGTGCTTCAGATACTGGAATAACTCCTGCATTTTGGTCAGCCATTTGCAGGAGCCAATACTGCAGTTTGATTCTTGAGTGTGACAATGCCCCTGTGAcaaaacagtaaataaaatcaAGTCCTCTCCCTAAAAAGTAAAACCTGGATTTAAGTGCCTTTATGGAAATGGGCTTTGGGAAAGCTGGTGTCTTGACATGCTACTGGACTTTTTTTTGCCAGGTTATTAAGGAACAAGCTGAATTGCCAAGTGAGGAGCTGCATTTTCTCAGGCCGGGGACACAAAAGATgtccctttctttccccctcaTGATGCGTGGGGGGTGGGCCTGACAGCATACAGATACAGTAGAGCTCATTTCGGTTTTAAATTCAAGTGTCTTTAGTTGTTAGCGGTGTGCAAGCTTTACTTAAGGCTCCTGTCATTATGTGGTAAAGCTATGCCTATTCTGCAGCTTTTGTTTACAGAAATTATGTTGAATATTAGCTTCATTGGAAAAGAATTTCACCTTGTGCAGCTTTCCTGGTCTTTCAGTAGTACAATCTCCATTTCTTCCTCTACTCTGTCATGTGTCTGGTCTGGTGTGTCGTCACAACCCTGACACTACAAAGACAGTATTTTTGCAAGTGTCCAAAATTAGAACGCTGCAGTCTGGACAGGTGTGCTAGTAGCTCAGTAAAAACTGGTTAAACAATTGAGCTCAGAGCGTAGAAGCCAATGGGTCATATGCCAGTTGCATGGCAGTTGCAAGTGGAACACAGCAAGGATGCATTTTGGAATGTGTCCAGTTTAACATCTTTATGAGAAATCTGGAAGAAGTGCATTGCTATCAAACGTGTCTAGGGCACCAAACTGGGGGGAACAGTGGACCTGCtcaagggcagggctggagcaaagGGGCTGACAGCAGCTATGGAAATACAACAGGTCTGGAGCACCTCACCTACAAAGACAAGTTGAGACAGTCGGGTGCTATCCAGAAAGTGGAAACCTCATAGCAACCTTCCAGTACGTGAAGGGAGCCTAAAGAGAAGCCAGGCCAGAAACTCCAGTGCtaggacaaaggggaatgggtacaaactgaaagaggggacTTACCTTGGGCAACCTGGTCTCATGGAGGTGTCCATGTCCACGGCAAGGGGGTTGGGATTAGATGGTCATTAAAGGCTTTATCCCAACTCTTTTACCTTCTATGATTTTGTGAACATGGGCAAGTGTGCCTCgctgaagggaaggaaaagcccCTACCAACCTTACAAACCGACTGTGAAAAGGCACCCTTTCTGACCTCGTGGCTGACCCTCTTTCGAGCAGAGGGGTTAACAGACACCTCCCGAGCTCACTTTCAAACCACGCTATCCCGATCCGGCAATCCAACAATGAATGTCATATCCAGGTTTGGGGAGGGCTACCAGAGCTACGCCGCAGCCGCACGACGCTGCCCCCCGCCCAGGCAGGCCCCGCAGCGCCGCCCGCTCCACCCGTCCCGCCCGGCGCggctcggcggggccgcggggcggggccgggccgccgAAGCTGTTCCGGGCCGCGGGGCAGCCATGGcggatgaggaggaggatgtgccgGTGAGTGGTGGAGGGGCTGCCCTTCCCGGGGATCCACAGCCCAGCCGCCGTCGGGGGAGCGGCGGGAAGGGGCCGGGGCCAGACGGGCGCTGACTGCGGCCTCCCCGCCGCTGTGCCCGTGTAGTTCGAAGAGGACGCGGAGGACGCCGGCGGGGGCCTGGAcggcgggcagggcaggaggaagcGGCTGTTCTCCAAAGAGCGTAAGTCGGGCCGGGTACCCAGCTGAAACCCCGAGCTGACAGCTATGGGGTCCCCAAACTCCCTTCTCCTTAGCAAAACAGCGGCTTTCATAATGTGCcttggctgcaattgcagaaaTCCTCCATGTAGACCCCCCTCAAAAATACTGCTAGCGTATGCTCTGGACCTAGCTGTGCCCAAAGTTAGCTGCGCTGTCACTATGCAGTGCTTTGCAGCCTAAATGAATATTCAGAGAGCCTGTCCTCAGACATGCTTTTCTGTATGCACAGTTCCTGTGCCTACAGGAGGGCTTTTGTTGGCTTCTGTTTGTTGTAATTTCCTGTATGTTTTCTCAAGATTTGTCTTGCCTGGCAGATGAGAGGGCCGTCCTGGTGCAGGAACGTGCAGGCTGGTGAGGTCTAACTAGATGCATGCAGCACTAAATAGATGAAAGCCTCATGCTGAGTGTTTCTTTGTGCAGTAAGGTGCATGATGTATGGATTTGGAGATGACCAGAACCCTTACACAGAATCGGTGGACATTCTTGAGGACCTGGTAATAGAGTTTATCACTGAAATGGTAAGTCATCTCTAGATGGCATGGTCAAAACACCCTCAGCAGAACTTTAGCTTTTTGAAGGTTAATGCTTCTGACTCAAATACTGCATTATCCCAGGCCCCAAACTCATGGCATTAGTAGGAGAAACATAAacttggattttgttttcccagtATTAAAGCAAAATTTATGCACCTCACTCCATGTGGATTTAGAACACTGAAGTCTTTAAGTAGCAGTTAGATTAGTATTGTAGCAGGGGAAATACCCACCTGACTTTGGGGTTCACTGTGGCATCACTGTATGTGCAGCTGACAGAAAATTTGGCTCAGATTTGAAAGGTTGTCAACTTTTTGTGTTTGCCCAGTGTCTGTACATGGATGGGAACTTATCTCTGCCCTACAAAAGGAATGCATTCTTGGGCCTGAGGCCATTTCTCTTCCAGACTTGGATACCATTTCTAAGTATCCAAACGTTCCCCTTTCTGTTGAAATGCTAGTCTTTCCTATGCTTATCAAAATGCCCTACACTGTCCTCTGATACAGTTACCTCACACTGCTTCCAAATCATGCCTAATCTTCAGCCATTCTGCAGGCTGGGTGTCGTATGTGTAATCTGGCCTTCGTTTTGATCCATTAAGTGATGTATATGTAGTGGTTATGTTCAGGGTATAAGTGACAGCAGAGTAAGTCCATGGTTTACTGGGAAGTTCTGTTGTGACTAGGATGATGGTGCCCAGAACCTGCAATTGCTtgcttttttattataaaatgcCAGGAACTAAACTGGAATTGAGACCTTAAGAAAGCACCATGGCAAAGGAACActgctgacttttttttcccctctgacaGACACACAAGGCCATGTCCATCGGGCGGCAGGGTCGGGTGCAGGTTGAGGACATTGTCTTTCTAATACGCAAGGACCCCCGGAAGTTTGCCAGAGTTAAAGACCTCCTAACTATGAATGAAGAACTGAAACGAGCCAGAAAGGCCTTTGATGAAGCAAACTATGGGTCTTGAATCTGTGCACAAGCTGCACTGGGTCATTATTTGGCCACCTGCTGCCACTAAGAAGGAAGATCATGCATGTTGTTTGGAAGGGGTTTTTAGGATGGAGGTCACTGCTGGGATGTCTGCCATCACTCCCAGCCTTTTCTGAGACATATTCAAGCAGCTGAAACATTACCTGATTGTATGTGGTATACTTAGGTACTTTTATACCATTtgaggaaatgagaaaaagaccTCTAAAAATTCCTGCAATGGCAGGAATCTGTTTCAAGTAGGCCTGTGTTGCATCAGATGGCTCAAGGGCTGATGATTCCCGATTCTCTAAAATTGTTTCAGTTGTCACTGGGTATTCCTGTGACAGGAAACCTTGAAAAAGGATCTTGGTTATGTGTACAAAGACCTTAAGCCCAAACTACTAACAAAGTTGTGCTCTTTGCTCTGTGTATGCATTTTGAATAAAACATAAGTTTGTGCCCACGTTTCGTAACTAAATGTACATTGATCAGTTTATACAAGGCAGGTAATACAGGCCATAGCTGTGCTTTTCCCTACTTCTGGAACAGCTATAATGGGGAGGTAACTTCAGTTAACTCCTCATTTCAGAACAAGCATAACAAATGCCGAAACAGCAATAATACTGCACATCAAGGCTGTCCCCTCTACAAGCAGCACAGAAGGAAGAGTGTAAGGCTTGGAAAGGTTTTGGCAAGTCTTTTGTCCAAAGCAGCAGTGAGTGATCAGCTGCAGCCTTTCTGCCGTGGATGGGAACTGTTTGCACTGTGGATTTGACAGCAGCACTTAACATGTGGTCAGGCAATAGAGAGGGAACACTGAGTATGGGTAACAAAGTCACTGTTCCTGGACAAGGGTAGGTAAAAGGAAGGTGACTATTCAGTTTTTTGGAACAcccttaaaaatataaaaatcagccattaaaaaaaagctggtttacaaaaacataataaaatagTTGTTACTTTCTTAACAGAATTCACAATGTGAGTTACTGAGACACCATTAGGGTTCAGAGGGgtttacttaaaaaataaaaacaaacaacaaaaaaaaaaaaaaaaccccaccaaacaacaaaaaactagAATGACTTGAACCCTTTCCTCCTTCAAATCCAGGATCAGACACCTATTGCTGCAAAAATAGAATCAATATCTGTGTTCTTAGCAGGTTCTTTCCACACAAGGCCAGGgcttccttccagcagcagttGCTTAGGGGTCCCTGTTGTGCTTAGTCTGACATGTCCTGTATCAATGCTGGAATGTTCTTCCTGACTTGGAGACCCATCTTGGTAAGCTGGGAGGATGAGTGATGCACTGTTCTCACAGACCCCAAAAAGCTCAGGAGGCTTTTGCCCACCAGTCTTTGGAGCTGCCTTCAAGAGCGCCGACGATCTGATCCTCCTTCGGCAGCAGCGTGCCTGGAGGTGCTGCCTCGGCCAGCGAGTGTGTTGGGACCCGTACAGGAGGTGTTTACAGACAGATGTTTTCACACAGCGCAGCTTTTTCTTCAAGCTTAAAGGGAGCAAAGTTTACAAAACAGAACTTTATCAGCTACTAAAGTGTTAATTCATTTGGAGCTTGGAGAGATTTCATTATTACCCATCTCTATAATTTTCCTTAGCATACCAAGGAAACAGAACAGCACCTTGTACAATAGTAGCCAAAGCAGTCTGAATAAACACAACCCTTGCCTCATACATTTGTTACCATAAAACATGCAGATGATTTAAGTTGCATTTTCATCCTCCCTCCTAAGTACTGTACATTTGATAGCCttttaaagcctttttaaaTCACAAGTGACTGAAACTAAACAGAATGCCCATGGTCAGAGCACCCAGTAACCTGAACTAGTGATCctgagttttaaaataatggcTTAGGCCACTGTGTTTCACTATACTATAGCAAAATACATAATACTAAAATACAAATGTTAGACTCAGAAATCCCACACCCATGCAAAACTACCTGCATCCTTGAGCCTCCACATGGTGTAGCCGGTTGCTTTTCAACAACTTGTTACGCAGAAAATAAGCTTCTGATTTGAATTTGTTGGTTTTGCACCACAGAATAGCTTTTCTGAGTGCCTCTGACAGCTCCCCAAATGATGCAGCTGTTTGGACCATCTGCACAAGAGATCCAGTGTGCTGTGATTTTACTATCTGAGACAAAAGTGGCGATGACTTTGCTTGAAGAAGTGTTGATGCAATGCTCAGACCCTGAAACAAACAGTAacagaaaaagtgttttaaaaagatGACGTGTTTGATCCTTTCTGCTGGAAGGGAGCAGAACCCAGAATGTTGTGAGAATATTCCTTAttttctaaggagaaaagggaagagcAGTCTTGTTTTGTGGAATACAAAAGGAAGATGCAGATATTTagaatttctatttctgtctACTGCTGACTTGGTCTCTGGTCATTTCACTTGACAAACCAACAAATGCCCAAATTCCCAAGCACAAATAAGTAGTGATTGATTTTCTGTGCAAAGCTTCCACACTAACCTGAGTTGCAAGACAAGCAAAAAtaaggcaggaaaaggggacATTTTCAATCAGGGATATCATGTTTCAAGTGTTAGAGTCTTtacaatacaaaaataaaaaaactattgtgtacaaaaaacccaaaccaccaacCTAACATGTAAAACAATACCATACAAACCTCTTGTGTGGGATGTCTGGATGGCCTAAGCAAGCTCTTCACATCAAACCCTGGGTGCTTCcctacagagagagaaaagagttCCCATTACAACACTGAGATAGTTTTATTTGCACAGAGACACCACAGAACTCTCTGCAGGCTCACAGCTGTACTCAACATTTCCAGGCAAACTCAAGGGGACTACACTAGTTTTGCATTGCAGCTGGCAAGGAATGAAGAGCATGCAGAGGTTTACAGATGGCTGCAAAGGAGAACTTAATGGATAAAAGCTTCGCACAAACACATGGATGGCTGCAGTAACTGGCCATAGCCCTGACTGCAGAGGAAGATTTGGGCACAGTTCAGAACCAGCAAACACAGGATACTTGCATCCTGTTCCTACAGCCTTACCTGCTCTTGTATGGGTTACAGACAGTGCCCATAGCTTCTTAGCtatgcaaaagcagaaaagtacAAATAACTATTTTCAGGACCTGTATACTGCATTCATTACCTGCTTCTCTCAAGGCTGTTTCCTGATTAAAAGaaacacccccccaaaaatcatgATACTGACATTATCCACAGCTTTATAAATGCAAGGGCACATGCAGCATTCTCTTCCAAGGACAGGGAGTTTGTACAAGAACCACACTGTAGGTAGTAAAAGTGCTTGGCCCTGTGGGACAGAAGTTGTAGTCAGTCTCTGAGATATCAGAAACCATTACACTGGCACAAGGCTTTACCTCTCCTGGCTGTGGGCACCACAACTGTCTCTCCAATGTCCACAGGGCACAGGATGCCACGGTTTTTCACAGCACTTGTACGGGTCTCAGATTTTCTCTTTGTCCCAACCTTTGATACTGCCTCTGGCATTGCTGGGAAGAACTTCGTCATCCAGCTGGTAGATTTTTTTGCTGTAAGCATTTTAGCCTTTTGCTTCTTTGCTTCAAAAGATACATTGACTCCAAGGAAGTCACCAACATCAGAAGGGAAGGTAAAACCCTTGATATAAGGGGTCTTCTGGGTTTCAGATACCAGCTGAAGCATTGTTGACAAGGCACTGTACAAGGACATGAGGGTCTGCAATACACACATGTACTGGATCCTGCAGACAGAGGACAAAAAGGAATGGAGTCTCCTCTAGCAAAACATAATGCTCACTGAACAACTACCTTCAACTCAATGGTCCTTTCATGTTTCCCCTCAGTACAAATTTACCTTTTTATACTCCATCACCCTGCTTTCCTTAAGTCTGAGCTTTAAGGAACTATTCCAGATCAGAATGCAAGAGTGACTTGAAAATTCCTGATCAGGAGCCCCTCCACTTCCATAGAGTTTTGCTGAGTGCCACACTTGGGACCCATCAGGTTGTTGGGTCACATCCAAGGTGCCATGAAGTCTTCCCACAGAAGCACTCtgcaccagctcaggcctgatGCCATACAATTGCCTGCTCTACGTTTCCTTGAGTTACAAGATTTCTTGTGTCACAGAAAGTTGTTCTAGCAATGTTGTTACTCCTTCAGCTATAGACAGCAGTTATTCTCCCAGACCGAGAGAAACCAGAACAACCAATTTCCCTAGAAAACTCAGTAGTATAATAGAACATGTTTAACCCAGCCTTCCCATTTCAGCATGATGCAGGACTTACTCCTTGCTGTGCAGAGTACCAGGTGTTTGTGGCAGACTGACACTAACACTGTGATTTCATTAGAGGTACATATAGTTTGCTATAGTTGCTAAGATCCAAGAATAAAGCCTTCCATAAGAGCGTGTAAGAAGTCTCTCTCCACTTGTACAACTCTGCAGGTTCTAAAATCAAGTCCAAAGGCATGGAGGGACCTCCCTTCTCCTACTCCCAACTGAATAAAGCTCCCTTAGCAGCAAGGCCTAATTACAAGCCCTTCTCCCTGACAGGCACATCAAAcagacaaacacaaaccagacaGACTTTTGAACACACAAACCAGAGCCGGCTCAGGAGCCCTGAAGCCACAGTATTCAGGAGTATGAATTCCTTCGAGCAGAGGTGTTTAACGGACAAGCTGAAGATTATAGCAGTTAAggctaaaaaaataaacagcatgtAAAGAGAGTTGCTGAACACACCAACTAGGGGCAATTCACAAGGCAATATCCTGGAATAATCTGGGAGATGAGTATCCAAACTTTGTTTGGATACTGTGCTGGCTCAAGGCCAGAACAGCTGCTCGCCAAACAGCCTGAGGTTTCCACATAATAACTTGAAATGCAGGTTCTGGCTATCAAAGAAATTTCAAGTTGCACCTATGAATTGCAGAGTTGAGTCCATCAGCAATACAGGGCCTACACAACACCTCGATTTGGTCTTATGAGGTGCTACTGGTGAACTCTAAGATAATGTTTTTGTGGTAAAAAAAGGATACAGAAAAGCTTTACAGCAACAATCCAGTAGACGTAGTATGAGCTTGCAGCCTCCCAATACCTTCAAAGCCACAGTTTCCAGAATAGGCTGGCTGGGAACCAAGCACTCCGCCTGGGCTTTAGATGCGTTTCTCCTGTGGTGATACAAGGATGAAGAGTTGGTTACAATCTAGCATCCTCTTCCTTTAGCTCTGCAGACAGAGTTAATGGACAGTACAAGATATGGGATCATGCCACTTACTTGGGAATCAGTCCTACCAGAGTTTCCA is drawn from Zonotrichia leucophrys gambelii isolate GWCS_2022_RI chromosome 1, RI_Zleu_2.0, whole genome shotgun sequence and contains these coding sequences:
- the TAF13 gene encoding transcription initiation factor TFIID subunit 13, giving the protein MADEEEDVPFEEDAEDAGGGLDGGQGRRKRLFSKELRCMMYGFGDDQNPYTESVDILEDLVIEFITEMTHKAMSIGRQGRVQVEDIVFLIRKDPRKFARVKDLLTMNEELKRARKAFDEANYGS
- the NEPRO gene encoding LOW QUALITY PROTEIN: nucleolus and neural progenitor protein (The sequence of the model RefSeq protein was modified relative to this genomic sequence to represent the inferred CDS: deleted 1 base in 1 codon), whose amino-acid sequence is MTHPRGVIWSSPRLSPPARPDGAAHSGLAARSGKMAAPRAAWDGRNEPWNRLDVPWPANSAAVPLAGQHPAVGLLSALRRRCDIAGKRLSGPGLAAEGRVLRAVLYVYHSRLLRHRPYLALQQVEQCLKRLWKMNLVGCLETLVGLIPKRNASKAQAECLVPSQPILETVALKVLGGCKLILRLLDCCCKAFLLSVKHLCSKEFILLNTVASGLLSRLWIQYMCVLQTLMSLYSALSTMLQLVSETQKTPYIKGFTFPSDVGDFLGVNVSFEAKKQKAKMLTAKKSTSWMTKFFPAMPEAVSKVGTKRKSETRTSAVKNRGILCPVDIGETVVVPTARRGKHPGFDVKSLLRPSRHPTQEGLSIASTLLQAKSSPLLSQIVKSQHTGSLVQMVQTAASFGELSEALRKAILWCKTNKFKSEAYFLRNKLLKSNRLHHVEAQGCSLKKKLRCVKTSVCKHLLYGSQHTRWPRQHLQARCCRRRIRSSALLKAAPKTGGQKPPELFGVCENSASLILPAYQDGSPSQEEHSSIDTGHVRLSTTGTPKQLLLEGSPGLVWKEPAKNTDIDSIFAAIGV